A part of Marinobacter psychrophilus genomic DNA contains:
- a CDS encoding ExbD/TolR family protein: MLSNTQPTTLSDPIAGSEKTLLSRVEDNLLPLINLVFLLLMFFIAVGQLSSTSLPELPDSQSQQTPEQPQADLVVKSSGDWFVDGQSIDEAQLLDFLPVPNDKTPLRIGANRSMTMAAMEKLFQRLESGGYKDIVLLVQPGS; the protein is encoded by the coding sequence TTGTTAAGCAATACACAGCCGACGACGTTGTCCGATCCGATTGCCGGTAGCGAAAAAACACTGCTGTCCCGAGTGGAAGACAACCTGTTGCCGCTGATCAATCTGGTTTTCCTGTTGCTGATGTTTTTTATCGCGGTAGGTCAATTGAGCTCCACATCCCTGCCCGAACTTCCGGACTCCCAGTCTCAACAAACGCCCGAACAACCCCAGGCGGATCTGGTCGTCAAAAGTTCCGGTGACTGGTTTGTTGATGGCCAGTCAATCGACGAAGCCCAATTACTGGATTTTCTGCCCGTACCCAATGACAAAACGCCTTTGCGTATTGGGGCCAACCGCTCCATGACGATGGCCGCTATGGAAAAACTGTTTCAGCGATTGGAAAGCGGTGGCTACAAGGACATTGTCTTACTGGTCCAGCCCGGATCATGA
- a CDS encoding sensor histidine kinase: MKSSLTAHLARTLFFLIAATTATSMFIVELFVNDVEDTILGLELKAEAEHFTKQLQQGHFQTIKTAQLVAVFLPEGQADAVMPAYFQNLSLPFSQEIEVGQTTLLIYGRQLEEPAGKLFLAKDITIMENRESLVLLVLVGVAGLMVLIGFFVARTGAQYLIRPFKKLTHEVLNTVPGSSMEHIATDYRDQEFCDIAEAFNRFLSALEHHIEREKSFVKLASHELRTPLAVMSGALNVLEQRQSLSAPDQKTLSRIRRAMQTMRDDTDVLLELARSEAPEGDAKTLVLQDIVQNTIDDLEHGNPTHAGRISVCNNNLELRVKTHPALVRMLFRNLLQNALRHTHAGVEVRLIENRISVRDFGLGLPSKITEHLSTIGAPSAITSSAGEFSNTTFGLLIVRLVCERLGWDLEIAQSDNKGTEFLIHVHSRA; the protein is encoded by the coding sequence ATGAAGTCTTCTTTAACCGCTCACCTGGCGCGAACGCTGTTTTTTCTGATTGCTGCCACCACAGCGACGTCGATGTTTATTGTCGAATTGTTTGTTAATGACGTTGAGGACACCATTCTGGGTTTGGAGCTCAAAGCTGAAGCCGAGCATTTCACCAAACAACTTCAGCAAGGGCATTTTCAAACTATTAAAACGGCGCAGCTTGTGGCCGTTTTTCTACCAGAAGGCCAGGCAGACGCAGTGATGCCAGCGTATTTCCAAAACCTCTCTTTGCCGTTTTCCCAGGAAATTGAAGTAGGGCAGACAACGCTGCTGATTTACGGCCGGCAGCTCGAAGAGCCTGCTGGCAAGCTCTTTCTAGCCAAAGATATCACCATCATGGAGAATCGTGAGAGCTTGGTTTTGCTCGTCCTGGTGGGCGTGGCGGGTTTAATGGTCCTTATTGGCTTTTTTGTTGCCCGGACAGGCGCGCAGTACTTGATACGTCCTTTTAAAAAGTTAACCCACGAAGTACTGAACACGGTGCCTGGGTCTTCAATGGAGCACATCGCCACGGATTACCGTGACCAAGAGTTTTGTGATATTGCCGAGGCGTTTAACCGTTTTTTGTCTGCTCTTGAACATCATATCGAGCGAGAAAAATCGTTTGTTAAGCTGGCCAGCCATGAGCTACGTACGCCTCTGGCCGTGATGAGCGGCGCCTTGAATGTATTGGAACAACGCCAAAGCTTATCGGCGCCCGATCAGAAAACCCTGTCCCGTATTCGTCGAGCCATGCAAACCATGCGCGACGATACCGACGTACTGCTTGAACTCGCCCGCAGTGAGGCGCCCGAAGGTGACGCCAAAACCCTTGTGCTGCAAGACATCGTTCAAAACACCATTGATGACTTAGAGCATGGAAATCCGACCCACGCCGGACGAATCTCTGTCTGCAATAACAACCTTGAACTGAGAGTCAAAACCCATCCCGCTCTGGTGCGAATGTTGTTTCGCAACCTGCTGCAAAATGCGCTAAGGCACACTCATGCCGGGGTGGAGGTTCGTCTGATCGAAAACAGAATCTCGGTGCGAGACTTCGGCCTCGGGCTCCCTAGTAAAATAACGGAGCACTTGAGCACGATCGGAGCGCCCAGTGCCATTACTTCATCGGCCGGAGAGTTTAGTAACACCACGTTTGGACTGCTGATCGTGCGGTTGGTTTGCGAACGACTGGGCTGGGATCTGGAGATCGCACAGTCAGACAACAAGGGAACGGAGTTTTTGATACACGTTCACAGCCGCGCCTGA
- a CDS encoding ArnT family glycosyltransferase, giving the protein MSKRFNVWLLILAAIMASRFIGMALFPFADTTEPRYAEIARLMAETGDWITPWFEPGVPFWGKPPLSFWAQAAAIKVFGVSEFSLRFPSWLATLAMVWLVWRLARQLWSVQVAQWSSLVFATMALTYISAGAVMTDAFLALGTTLTLASFCLVMMGEGGRWRWLFFIGLVIGLLSKGPLALVLVGIPIVLWLLLSWREAVNNLRRLPWLRGTLMTAVLVCPWYILAELKTPGFLDYFIIGEHIRRFLDPGWAGDLYGSAHDQPKGMIWMFWLWASFPWGIVALLSLALAWFRGKRHGIVSSTLLSPGVSFLLVSALAPMLFFTLAGNTLWTYILPSLPFTAILIGRWVSECKPFWLSSLRGGLVAFVPVLLTGFVCVAVLGWTPLKTEKELVTYYQQIREADDSPLIYLDDLPFSARFYSGGTALEVTRNGLDNFPHVGAFEHLYVAVPKKWSGEKVADLLPSARKVMENKRYQLLVIDGFRRDQQSVSETKGVRSNDI; this is encoded by the coding sequence ATGTCAAAGCGGTTTAACGTTTGGTTGCTGATACTGGCAGCAATAATGGCCAGTCGCTTCATCGGCATGGCGCTGTTTCCCTTTGCCGACACCACCGAACCCCGCTACGCGGAGATTGCCCGCCTGATGGCCGAAACCGGAGACTGGATTACACCCTGGTTTGAGCCCGGTGTTCCTTTTTGGGGTAAGCCGCCTTTGTCATTTTGGGCCCAAGCGGCGGCTATCAAAGTGTTTGGTGTGTCGGAGTTTTCGCTGCGTTTTCCCTCTTGGCTGGCTACGCTTGCCATGGTCTGGTTGGTTTGGCGATTGGCGCGGCAACTTTGGAGTGTTCAGGTGGCTCAATGGAGCAGCCTGGTCTTCGCCACCATGGCCCTGACGTATATCAGCGCCGGCGCGGTGATGACAGATGCCTTTCTGGCCTTGGGCACAACCCTCACTTTAGCCAGTTTCTGTTTGGTGATGATGGGGGAAGGCGGTCGGTGGCGCTGGCTTTTCTTTATTGGCTTGGTGATTGGGCTGCTGTCCAAGGGGCCTTTGGCCTTGGTGCTGGTTGGAATTCCCATCGTGCTGTGGTTATTGCTCTCATGGCGGGAAGCCGTCAACAATCTGAGGCGACTGCCCTGGTTGCGAGGAACACTGATGACAGCCGTGCTGGTCTGCCCGTGGTATATACTGGCAGAATTAAAGACCCCCGGCTTTCTGGACTACTTTATTATTGGGGAGCATATTCGGCGGTTTCTGGATCCGGGGTGGGCAGGTGACCTTTACGGCAGCGCACACGACCAACCAAAAGGCATGATCTGGATGTTCTGGTTGTGGGCCTCATTCCCCTGGGGCATAGTCGCATTGTTGAGTCTGGCACTGGCGTGGTTCAGGGGCAAAAGACACGGCATCGTAAGCAGCACACTATTGAGCCCGGGCGTTAGCTTTTTGCTGGTAAGCGCACTGGCACCGATGCTGTTTTTCACGCTTGCAGGTAATACACTCTGGACTTATATATTGCCTTCACTGCCGTTTACCGCCATTTTGATCGGCCGCTGGGTGTCAGAATGTAAGCCTTTCTGGTTGTCTTCTTTGCGTGGTGGCTTGGTTGCGTTTGTGCCTGTCTTACTGACCGGATTTGTGTGTGTCGCCGTCTTGGGCTGGACGCCGCTCAAAACAGAGAAGGAACTGGTAACCTATTATCAACAGATCAGGGAAGCTGATGACAGCCCGTTGATCTATCTGGACGATCTGCCATTTTCAGCCAGATTTTACTCAGGTGGAACGGCGTTGGAAGTCACCAGGAACGGTTTAGACAATTTCCCCCACGTTGGCGCATTTGAACACCTGTATGTGGCGGTACCCAAAAAATGGTCGGGCGAAAAAGTCGCCGATTTATTGCCGTCCGCTCGGAAAGTTATGGAAAATAAGCGCTATCAATTGCTGGTCATTGATGGATTTCGCCGCGATCAGCAATCGGTGTCTGAGACCAAGGGAGTTCGCTCGAATGACATCTAA
- a CDS encoding ATP-binding protein — MSTKTSLHKTLGTWLTLGVTLLWLLGVIASGVVARHEMNEVFDSALEETAQRILPLAVTDILNREGDPGLERVLALKEHNEYLTYLVRNKSGKLLLQSHDADPQIFGAFPREGFSDTLTHRIYGESAISETLYIEVAEPLDHRREAVLDTSLALLLPLIFLIPISLVGVWWVIKRSLRRVVRLQQSIEVRGGGDLSPVAVERLPEEFEPIMISVNRLLERLRRAIEAERSFTANSAHELRTPLATSLAKLQRLKTETQDAGVKAQASEIEESLRTLARLSEKLLELAKAEGGSALSEQVDNLVPILRMVASDYDHQAPGRLLLNVPDDAVRSLLDRDAFAILVRNLIENALRHGTDDQPVNISLTDDGILRVVNRGEVVLPEKLALFRNRFVRSNTKTQGSGIGLAIVEAITNGAGITLNLRSPAAGQSDGFEAELNIVVVE, encoded by the coding sequence ATGAGCACTAAAACCAGCTTACATAAAACCCTCGGCACCTGGCTTACCCTTGGCGTGACCTTGCTCTGGCTGTTGGGTGTTATCGCATCAGGCGTGGTGGCCCGGCACGAAATGAACGAGGTGTTCGACAGTGCATTGGAGGAAACAGCGCAGCGTATCCTGCCATTGGCGGTGACCGACATACTGAACCGGGAAGGGGACCCAGGTCTGGAGCGGGTATTGGCCCTTAAAGAACACAACGAGTATCTCACCTATCTGGTTCGTAACAAGTCAGGCAAGTTGCTGCTGCAATCTCACGATGCGGACCCCCAGATTTTCGGCGCCTTTCCGCGAGAAGGCTTCTCTGACACGCTAACTCATCGGATCTACGGGGAATCAGCCATCAGCGAAACCCTCTATATCGAGGTTGCCGAACCTTTGGACCACAGGCGCGAAGCCGTTCTGGACACGAGCCTTGCATTACTGTTGCCGCTTATATTTCTGATTCCCATCAGCCTGGTTGGGGTGTGGTGGGTGATAAAACGTTCACTTCGCCGAGTGGTTCGATTGCAGCAGTCTATAGAAGTCCGCGGTGGTGGCGACCTTTCGCCCGTCGCAGTCGAGCGTTTGCCAGAAGAGTTTGAACCCATCATGATCTCGGTAAATCGGTTGCTGGAACGTCTGCGGCGCGCTATTGAAGCAGAGCGAAGTTTTACCGCCAACAGCGCCCATGAATTGCGAACCCCACTGGCAACGTCACTGGCCAAGCTACAGCGGTTAAAGACGGAAACGCAGGATGCAGGAGTTAAAGCACAAGCCAGCGAGATTGAAGAGTCGCTTCGCACCCTTGCAAGACTGTCAGAGAAGTTACTGGAACTGGCGAAAGCGGAGGGTGGAAGTGCTTTATCGGAGCAGGTTGACAACCTGGTGCCCATACTGCGGATGGTCGCCAGCGATTATGATCATCAGGCGCCCGGCCGACTCCTACTCAACGTGCCTGATGATGCGGTTAGGTCATTACTGGACCGGGATGCCTTCGCCATTCTGGTTCGGAATCTGATCGAGAATGCCCTCAGGCATGGCACGGACGATCAACCTGTGAATATCAGCCTGACAGATGACGGTATCCTGCGAGTGGTCAATCGCGGTGAGGTTGTATTGCCGGAGAAGCTCGCCTTATTTCGTAATCGCTTTGTCCGCTCCAACACAAAAACACAAGGCTCCGGTATTGGGCTTGCGATTGTTGAAGCCATTACCAACGGCGCCGGTATAACCCTGAACCTGCGATCACCTGCCGCGGGCCAAAGCGACGGTTTTGAAGCCGAACTCAATATTGTTGTGGTCGAATGA
- a CDS encoding GtrA family protein, with translation MKQFLPRQLQGFMAAGGLATLFHWFVMAALIAAGLEPTLATASGSVSGAALNYGLQRRLAFRNAGPHRVTLWRYIGSCFVAWLCNLVFFFLLNNVLALSVPLSQVVTTALVAALNYIVYQRLVFHEQTR, from the coding sequence ATGAAGCAATTCTTACCGCGTCAATTGCAAGGGTTCATGGCTGCTGGTGGCCTTGCCACTCTGTTTCACTGGTTTGTCATGGCAGCGCTGATCGCCGCAGGCCTTGAGCCAACACTGGCAACCGCAAGCGGAAGCGTGTCTGGCGCTGCACTCAACTATGGCCTCCAGCGGCGCCTGGCATTCCGCAATGCCGGGCCCCACAGGGTCACGCTCTGGCGCTATATCGGCTCATGCTTTGTTGCCTGGCTGTGCAATCTCGTCTTTTTCTTCCTGCTCAATAACGTTCTGGCACTTTCTGTACCGCTGTCACAAGTCGTGACGACAGCTCTTGTTGCTGCACTGAATTACATCGTTTACCAAAGGCTGGTTTTCCATGAACAAACGCGTTGA
- a CDS encoding response regulator transcription factor produces the protein MTSNQASLQDSGQSSSHVSRKAPVQSPLRLLIIEDQVDLAENLFEFLGEDRYSLDFASDGLTALHLLATQSYDVIVLDLMLPGVNGYDICRRIRQDLQYQTPVILMTALSTLTDKEKGFDCGADDYLVKPFELRELQLRIEALHRRHSPQRPVLTAGDIRFDPGTLKVELRGSKMTLSGTPARLFELLVRAYPSFLSHEVLTDAVWGARHGENEGHSLRTHVYTLRKSLLAGLGNGLVKTIHGRGYSLEVPATGNLEAP, from the coding sequence ATGACATCTAATCAAGCTTCTCTTCAAGATTCCGGCCAAAGTTCTAGCCACGTTTCTCGGAAAGCGCCTGTTCAGTCTCCTCTTAGACTGTTGATTATTGAAGACCAGGTCGATTTAGCGGAAAACCTGTTCGAGTTTTTGGGTGAAGACCGCTACAGCCTCGACTTTGCTTCGGATGGTTTAACGGCTTTGCATCTTCTGGCGACACAAAGCTATGACGTGATTGTGCTGGATCTGATGTTACCTGGCGTCAATGGTTATGATATTTGTCGGCGTATCCGTCAAGATCTGCAGTACCAGACCCCAGTCATTCTAATGACGGCACTCAGCACCCTTACCGACAAGGAAAAGGGGTTTGATTGCGGTGCGGATGATTATCTGGTGAAGCCGTTTGAGCTGCGCGAGCTACAGCTAAGAATTGAAGCGTTGCATCGGCGCCATTCGCCCCAGAGACCGGTTCTGACGGCCGGTGATATTAGGTTTGATCCGGGTACATTAAAAGTAGAGCTGCGCGGATCGAAAATGACTTTGTCTGGCACGCCAGCCCGTCTGTTTGAATTGTTGGTGCGGGCGTATCCGAGCTTTCTCAGCCATGAGGTGTTAACGGATGCTGTATGGGGCGCTCGCCATGGAGAAAACGAAGGCCACAGCCTTCGCACTCATGTTTATACGCTTCGGAAATCCTTGCTGGCAGGCTTGGGTAACGGACTGGTAAAAACAATTCATGGGCGAGGGTACAGCCTGGAAGTACCAGCAACAGGGAATCTTGAGGCGCCATGA
- a CDS encoding energy transducer TonB, with protein MSRRAHVLILLIAIGLTGTILLIALSTAQPLIILPEGNDPVNRTGSIHIILADQTPEPESDTPVQPADEPKQQPEPSPKKPAPTPNAKPDPMPEPEPEPEPEPEPEPEPEPEPEPESVATAVNNASKPIAETSARADEEAVTSQPEKAATSAKSTKKQLRAGASQKTDDYLSKLVRHLSAHRDYPRRARRLGMQGTPVVMFEFDRAGRLLSYRLLRGSSHRILDDAALNMLKEASPFPPVPDDMASETFRFQLPVAFQLR; from the coding sequence ATGAGCAGACGGGCGCACGTACTAATTCTACTGATAGCAATCGGCCTGACGGGAACGATACTGCTTATCGCACTATCCACGGCGCAGCCGCTGATTATACTCCCCGAGGGCAATGATCCGGTAAACCGGACTGGATCTATTCACATTATATTGGCTGACCAGACACCTGAACCGGAATCGGACACGCCTGTACAACCAGCAGACGAACCGAAACAACAGCCCGAACCTTCACCCAAAAAACCAGCGCCTACACCAAACGCCAAACCTGACCCAATGCCAGAGCCAGAGCCAGAGCCAGAGCCAGAGCCAGAGCCAGAGCCAGAGCCAGAGCCAGAGCCAGAGCCCGAAAGCGTGGCAACTGCGGTGAATAATGCCAGTAAGCCGATTGCAGAAACCAGCGCCAGAGCAGATGAAGAAGCGGTTACTTCCCAACCTGAAAAAGCGGCAACGTCAGCCAAGTCCACAAAAAAACAGCTACGCGCGGGGGCCTCGCAGAAGACAGACGACTACCTATCAAAACTGGTGCGCCACTTGAGCGCCCACCGGGACTATCCGCGTCGTGCCCGGCGACTGGGCATGCAGGGAACGCCCGTGGTGATGTTCGAGTTTGATCGAGCAGGTCGACTCCTGAGCTATCGCCTGTTAAGAGGCTCATCCCACCGCATACTGGATGACGCTGCGCTCAATATGCTGAAAGAAGCGTCGCCGTTTCCGCCAGTACCGGATGACATGGCCAGCGAGACGTTCCGCTTCCAGTTGCCGGTCGCGTTCCAGCTCCGTTAA
- a CDS encoding response regulator transcription factor codes for MRVLLVEDTVGLGEAVRDQISEDGHAVDWVQSLAFADTSVKTTPYNLILLDLMLPDGHGFEFLKKLRAAGDTTPVIILTARDQVSDRIAGLNAGADDYLVKPFDLSELSARVAAVARRYRGNPNPLVRVGDFEVDLCDHRISRNGQPVELTAREWALFEGFLQRPGILLSRAQLEDRLYEFGAEIESNTIEVYISRMRKKLEHDAIVTVRGMGYRLEPNEH; via the coding sequence ATGCGGGTACTGTTGGTTGAGGATACAGTCGGGTTGGGTGAAGCCGTGCGGGATCAAATCAGCGAAGATGGCCATGCCGTAGATTGGGTGCAGAGCCTCGCTTTCGCTGATACGAGCGTAAAAACCACGCCTTATAACCTGATTTTGCTCGACCTAATGCTGCCAGACGGTCACGGTTTTGAATTTTTGAAAAAACTGAGGGCAGCCGGTGACACAACCCCGGTGATTATTCTGACCGCTAGGGACCAAGTATCAGACCGCATCGCGGGGCTGAACGCCGGTGCCGACGATTACCTGGTGAAACCCTTTGACTTATCAGAGTTGTCTGCCCGGGTGGCCGCCGTGGCACGCCGTTATCGCGGCAATCCAAATCCGTTGGTACGCGTCGGGGACTTTGAAGTGGATCTATGTGACCACCGCATCAGCCGTAACGGCCAGCCGGTGGAGCTTACTGCCCGCGAATGGGCGCTGTTTGAGGGATTTCTCCAACGCCCTGGAATACTGCTATCGCGGGCTCAGCTTGAAGACCGGTTGTACGAGTTCGGGGCCGAAATTGAGAGCAACACTATAGAGGTTTACATCAGCCGTATGCGCAAAAAACTGGAGCACGATGCCATCGTGACCGTTAGAGGTATGGGTTACAGGCTGGAACCCAATGAGCACTAA
- a CDS encoding ExbD/TolR family protein: protein MQLVEPRPARPLPIRLTPLIDVVFILLVFFMLTTRLLPVEHLLLDNATTPTGSATSASISEITLYGDGTLGWRGQHLSIPAMVRKFTENGTGEVNLKATGEASLANFTTTLSALKSAGIDVHWMRANASSNREGQ from the coding sequence ATGCAACTGGTTGAACCCCGCCCGGCCCGGCCGCTACCGATTCGCTTGACGCCGCTGATTGATGTGGTGTTTATCCTTTTGGTGTTCTTCATGCTGACCACCCGGCTGCTGCCCGTGGAGCATCTGTTGCTGGACAACGCCACCACGCCGACGGGGTCAGCCACCAGCGCGTCAATCTCGGAAATAACACTCTACGGTGATGGCACCCTGGGCTGGCGCGGGCAACATCTATCAATCCCCGCAATGGTCAGGAAATTTACTGAGAACGGGACTGGGGAAGTGAACTTAAAAGCAACTGGGGAGGCTTCGCTGGCGAATTTCACAACCACCCTGAGCGCCCTGAAAAGCGCCGGTATCGACGTTCACTGGATGCGCGCAAACGCGTCATCGAATCGTGAGGGTCAGTGA
- a CDS encoding MotA/TolQ/ExbB proton channel family protein, giving the protein MNPLTTDLSGAAINPLQQLTEMGGQVMWVLLGLAVLGLVAFFYLVITGALFAPRLTSRLRKTLNQWQQQPSQYCVESLDDVSGWLARCNPLPQIIRVAMTTMLECRDGTNVREELARQSQQALKPFEAPLKVIEVIAALAPLLGLLGTVMGMMSAFSAMSVAEGQANASQLSGGIYEALTTTAAGLVVAIPFAAIAAWAEFRLRLLNLMINDTLVRVITTPIGVRETRVRSTEKPAPAVTEEPRAAQRDATYATG; this is encoded by the coding sequence ATGAACCCCCTCACTACGGACCTCAGCGGAGCGGCCATAAATCCCCTTCAGCAACTGACCGAGATGGGCGGCCAAGTCATGTGGGTGCTGCTGGGACTGGCGGTTCTTGGCCTGGTGGCGTTCTTCTATCTGGTCATCACCGGTGCGCTCTTCGCACCTCGCCTGACTTCGCGCTTGCGAAAGACCCTCAACCAGTGGCAACAGCAACCGTCACAGTACTGTGTTGAATCATTGGACGACGTCTCGGGTTGGCTTGCCCGATGCAACCCGTTGCCACAGATAATTCGCGTGGCGATGACCACCATGCTTGAGTGCCGCGATGGAACAAACGTGCGTGAAGAATTGGCACGCCAATCCCAGCAGGCGCTGAAGCCATTCGAGGCACCCTTGAAGGTCATCGAAGTGATTGCCGCACTGGCGCCGCTGTTAGGCCTGCTGGGCACGGTAATGGGAATGATGTCTGCTTTTAGCGCCATGTCGGTGGCCGAAGGTCAGGCCAATGCTTCGCAACTCAGCGGCGGTATCTACGAAGCACTGACCACCACCGCGGCGGGGCTGGTTGTAGCAATTCCGTTTGCGGCTATTGCCGCCTGGGCGGAATTCCGCCTGCGCCTGCTGAACCTGATGATCAATGACACCCTGGTGCGGGTGATTACCACGCCCATTGGGGTTCGCGAAACCCGGGTTCGATCAACAGAAAAACCAGCGCCCGCGGTAACTGAAGAGCCCCGGGCGGCTCAACGTGATGCCACCTATGCAACTGGTTGA
- a CDS encoding PepSY domain-containing protein, whose amino-acid sequence MNINPIVITFSLLLMSFSALADDDCDDPVAGWQPRENLRQKLEAEGWKMFRIKVDDGCYEVKGRDPDGHRVEAEYSPATFELKEMEREDDDGHDGDRDDGHRSKSQNDSEPANEKRSHKSAIKGRPTITVE is encoded by the coding sequence ATGAATATAAATCCCATTGTTATCACCTTTTCGTTGCTGCTAATGAGCTTCAGCGCCTTGGCCGACGATGATTGCGATGACCCGGTTGCCGGATGGCAGCCGCGGGAGAACTTGCGACAGAAACTTGAAGCGGAAGGTTGGAAGATGTTCCGCATTAAGGTGGATGACGGCTGTTACGAGGTTAAAGGAAGGGACCCAGACGGTCATCGTGTGGAGGCCGAGTACTCACCAGCGACCTTTGAGCTGAAAGAAATGGAGCGGGAGGATGACGATGGTCACGATGGCGATCGCGATGACGGCCATCGCAGCAAGTCTCAAAACGACAGTGAACCAGCGAACGAAAAACGTTCACACAAGAGCGCCATCAAAGGACGCCCCACCATCACTGTTGAGTAA
- a CDS encoding glycosyltransferase family 2 protein, translating into MNKRVEFPVLPFDKQLLSLVVPLFNERPMLPLFFDRVLPVLATLNLRWEVVLVDDGSDDRSAQYIRNVIDRTPGVRLVKLSRNFGKEAAMTAGLEHARGDAVIVLDADLQDPPEQIPAMVECWQSGVDVVLMQRRSRAGETAFKRWSAHLFYRLLNRTSRTNIPVDTGDFRLMSRKAVNALLGLKERNRYMKGLFAWIGMPTQVIQYDREPRVAGETKWDYPGLVGLALEGLTSFSISPLRWATVIGLMAATMGAVFGLWIVVKAIMLGDATSGYPSLVAIISFLGGIQLMSVGIVGEYVGKTYIESKQRPVYLTEEVFESREGLRQQASQEMTETRHVKAV; encoded by the coding sequence ATGAACAAACGCGTTGAATTCCCTGTTTTGCCGTTTGATAAGCAGCTGCTATCTCTGGTGGTGCCGCTCTTCAACGAGCGCCCGATGCTGCCACTATTTTTCGACCGGGTTTTACCCGTGCTTGCCACACTGAATCTGCGCTGGGAGGTCGTGCTGGTTGATGATGGCAGTGACGATAGAAGTGCCCAGTACATTCGCAATGTTATTGACCGAACGCCGGGCGTCCGTTTGGTCAAACTAAGCCGTAATTTTGGCAAAGAAGCTGCAATGACGGCGGGACTGGAACACGCCAGGGGCGATGCGGTAATCGTTCTGGACGCGGATCTGCAAGATCCACCCGAACAGATTCCGGCTATGGTCGAATGCTGGCAATCTGGTGTGGACGTTGTTCTTATGCAGCGTCGTTCCCGGGCGGGTGAAACTGCGTTTAAACGCTGGAGTGCACATCTGTTTTACCGTCTGTTGAACCGAACCAGTCGGACGAATATTCCGGTGGATACCGGCGATTTTCGGCTGATGAGCCGCAAAGCGGTTAATGCTCTATTGGGGCTGAAGGAGCGCAATCGGTATATGAAAGGCTTGTTTGCCTGGATTGGCATGCCCACTCAGGTTATTCAGTACGACCGTGAACCGCGAGTGGCCGGGGAAACGAAATGGGATTACCCCGGGTTGGTAGGCTTGGCTCTTGAAGGGTTGACCTCGTTTTCTATTTCACCCTTACGCTGGGCGACCGTGATCGGGCTCATGGCCGCCACTATGGGCGCGGTCTTCGGACTGTGGATTGTGGTAAAGGCCATCATGCTGGGTGATGCGACCAGCGGTTATCCCTCGCTTGTGGCCATCATCAGCTTTTTAGGGGGCATTCAACTGATGAGCGTAGGCATCGTGGGTGAATACGTTGGCAAGACCTACATAGAATCGAAGCAGCGACCGGTCTACCTAACAGAGGAAGTCTTCGAAAGTCGAGAGGGTCTTCGCCAACAGGCCAGTCAAGAAATGACGGAGACGCGTCATGTCAAAGCGGTTTAA